In a genomic window of Tachysurus vachellii isolate PV-2020 chromosome 13, HZAU_Pvac_v1, whole genome shotgun sequence:
- the fam13b gene encoding protein FAM13B isoform X2 — MRKSLSRNLSESLSTARVFGIPLEEVQQSGQPGHEVPLLVRTIVEYIEEHGGLGLEGLFLVNGNAERVEWLRQRYDSGEEVNLEKEADLASAVSLLRLFLQELPEPIIPADLQTHMLQLYQEYSGEDELARNMKYVLQQLPQVNYSLLRFLCRFLSNVASLQEDSWSISTLAAVFGPDIFHLDTEVEELREQESVSRILAELLENWEEFFDTEDDLSTSNDYSSISEQITELLEDEKIDVCEELLQDSEDGPSSLSPQHTSVTPSSSSHITSISIHPRSADILQRTIRAAVEQHLLDLQNSIDQDFYENQGTSCQAGLRVCTSEKTAEEHGGEEKTHAGLPASADSNQYLEDEEAFPDSQASALVPEENLKMDLDTEALVDAENNINTTPRRQMYPECEHMEQNQVATCEPAAEVCDLNANTESREQPNLVARQLQSHSVTLEASCPYTFPLIDFTCLHLQREGQDPVPVFMSWQEESESGEAQLSPLAGRMLQLPLGEDAQPLLARHYLDFGHTQRFLQQDSDAASSNKALSCGRPRRASFSSKESVKGDSVCQQLTKKLQNLKKKIKQFEEQFEKDKNYMPSHADKAANPKVLKWMTDLTKIRKQLKGRQHLLPKASLRHQAVLHLHRRHSSALNTPYFTQSRPLTVSRQTAHFYAKHKAESELTPHTRPRSNTLPKSFGSTLEHSTTDGLSERDGEGRGCRPTREETLQLIEQHLRTKREEDGWPEDIRKTTKEQLACEKTVLQKNLLYYEGLHGRPVTREERLIVKPLYDRYRLVKQMLTRVSITPIIASPSSKRRNQTLQPIIEGETAHFCDEIKEEEEEEDEQESGGMQSEESEVIIALDPAAQPSSQQPLPDSVLRPKIGESSGKMTLDLRLSSSNASSMPELLEQLWKARAEKKKLRRTIREFEEEFYKQNGRNVQKEDRMPMLDEYKEYKRIKAKLRLLEVLINKQDSSKSI, encoded by the exons ATGAGGAAGAGCCTCTCTCGTAACCTGAGCGAGTCCCTCAGCACAGCCAGGGTGTTTGGTATCCCTCTGGAGGAGGTGCAGCAGAGCGGCCAACCAGGCCACGAAGTCCCACTTTTGGTGAGAACCATCGTGGAGTACATTGAGGAGCATG gggGGCTGGGCCTTGAAGGTCTGTTCCTGGTGAACGGAAATGCCGAGCGTGTAGAATGGCTGCGGCAGCGCTATGACAGCGGCGAGGAGGTGAATTTGGAGAAGGAGGCAGATCTGGCCTCAGCCGTCAGCCTGCTGCGCCTCTTCCTGCAGGAGCTCCCAGAGCCTATCATCCCTGCAgacctacaaacacacatgctccAACTTTATCAAG AATACAGCGGTGAGGACGAGTTGGCGAGAAACATGAAATACGTCTTGCAGCAGCTTCCCCAGGTCAACTACAGCTTGCTGCGCTTTTTATGCCGCTTCCTCTCCAACGTGGCTTCTCTTCAGGAGGACAGCTGGAGCATCAGCACCCTCGCTGCTGTCTTTGGTCCCGACATCTTTCA CTTAGATACAGAAGTGGAGGAGCTGAGGGAGCAAGAGTCAGTGAGCCGCATTCTGGCCGAGCTGCTTGAGAACTGGGAGGAATTCTTCGACACTGAGGATGATCTTTCCACTTCTAATGACTACAGCTCCATTAGCGAACAG ATCACTGAGCTTCTGGAAGATGAGAAGATAGACGTGTGTGAGGAGCTTCTGCAGGATAGCGAGGACGGTCCTTCTTCACTCTCCCCCCAACACACCAGTGTCACCCCTTCTTCTAG ctcacacatcacttcCATCAGCATTCATCCAAGATCTGCAGA TATCCTCCAGAGAACCATTCGAGCTGCAGTGGAGCAGCATTTACTGGATCTGCAGAACTCTATAGATCAAGATTTCTATGAGAACCAAGGCACATCCTGCCAAGCTGGCCTGAG GGTGTGTACAAGTGAAAAGACTGCAGAAGAGCATGGAGGGGAAGAGAAGACTCATGCTGGATTGCCTGCTTCTGCAGACTCCAACCAGTATCTGGAAGATGAAGAG gcATTTCCAGATTCCCAGGCTAGTGCCCTTGTGCCAGAGGAAAATTTGAAAATGGACCTTGACACAGAAGCTCTTGTAGATGCTGAGAATAATATTAACACAACTCCAAG GCGACAAATGTACCCTGAGTGTGAGCACATGGAACAGAATCAAGTTGCCACCTGT gagccTGCTGCAGAAGTGTGTGATCTGAATGCCAACACAGAAAGCAGAGAGCAGCCCAACCTAGTGGCCCGTCAACTTCAATCCCACTCTGTCACCCTTGAAG CCTCATGCCCCTACACTTTCCCCCTCATAGACTTCACATGTTTGCACCTGCAGAGAGAAGGGCAGG atcCCGTTCCAGTGTTCATGTCATGGCAGGAGGAGAGTGAGTCTGGAGAAGCACAGTTGTCTCCACTGGCAGGCCGCATGTTGCAATTGCCTCTAGGGGAAGATGCGCAGCCTTTACTGGCACGTCACTATCTGGATTTCGGTCACACTCAGCGCTTCCTGCAGCAGGATTCTGACGCAGCATCTTCAAATAAAGCACTATCCTGTGGAAG GCCTCGCCGGGCCTCCTTTAGCTCCAAGGAGAGTGTAAAGGGAGACAGTGTCTGTCAGCAGCTCACCAAGAAACTCCAGAAcctcaagaaaaaaattaagcagTTTGAAGAGCAATTCGAAAAAGACAAGAACTACATG CCATCGCATGCTGACAAGGCAGCTAATCCCAAAGTCCTGAAGTGGATGACCGACCTCACCAAAATCCGTAAACAGCTTAAAG GACGACAGCACCTCTTACCCAAAGCTTCCCTGAGGCACCAGGCGGTGCTTCACTTGCACAGACGCCACTCCTCCGCTCTGAACACACCCTATTTTACACAGTCACGCCCCCTCACTGTCTCTAGACAGACAGCCCACTTCT aTGCTAAACACAAGGCAGAGAGTGAGCTGAccccacacacacgcccacGCAGCAACACACTGCCGAAGAGCTTCGGCTCCACTTTGGAACACTCAACTACTGATGGCCTCTCTGAGAGAGATGGTGAGGGACGGGGGTGCCGGCCCACACGCGAAGAGACGCTCCAGCTCATTGAGCAACATCTAAGAACCAAGAGAGAGGAGGACGGATGGCCCGAGGACATCAGA AAAACGACCAAGGAGCAGCTTGCTTGTGAGAAAACAGTGCTGCAAAAGAACTTACTGTATTACGAGGGGCTGCACGGCCGTCCT GTCACACGTGAAGAACGCTTGATTGTCAAACCGCTGTATGACCGATACCGGCTGGTGAAACAGATGCTCACTCGTGTCAGCATCACGCCCATTATT GCCTCGCCTTCCAGCAAGAGGCGCAATCAGACACTGCAGCCCATCATCGAGGGTGAGACCGCCCACTTCTGCGATGAGatcaaagaggaagaggaggaagaggatgagcAGGAAAGTGGAGGAATGCAGAGTGAGGAGTCAGAGGTCATTATCGCTTTGGACCCAGCAGCCCAACCCAGTTCCCAGCAGCCTTTGCCCGACAGCGTCCTGAGGCCTAAGATAGGTGAAAGCTCAGGGAAGATGACCCTTGACCTGCGTCTGTCCAGCTCTAACGCCTCCTCCAT GCCTGAGCTCCTGGAGCAACTGTGGAAGGCCAGAGCAGAGAAGAAGAAGCTGAGGAGGACCATTCGCGAGTTTGAAGAGGAGTTCTACAAGCAGAATGGAAG GAATGTACAGAAGGAGGACCGCATGCCCATGTTGGACGAGTACAAGGAGTATAAACGCATCAAAGCCAAACTGCGCCTGCTCGAGGTCCTTATTAACAAGCAGGACAGCTCCAAGTCCATCTAG